A genome region from Tenebrio molitor chromosome 4, icTenMoli1.1, whole genome shotgun sequence includes the following:
- the LOC138128649 gene encoding cytochrome P450 4C1-like: protein MQRLEYNVNVSSALFYLSSVVLVLFTINYCWKRRRLYYYSSKLKGPLALPFLGSIHEFAGGIDSAYPKSMEIARKYGPIGKLWLGSHLFIVVTEPEDVEYVMKQCLSKGYIYEFLKPPFGHGILTAPLSRWKTHRKTINQTFNQSILNSYFDIFVKRSNELMAELKKHYVKCETNIFQRFSESTFRMICDTCMGVDSADLNVQNEYMLRVAEGAIYIGSRFFNPLYHFEFLWNIFGYKKQLNDVVTYGFGHIRKILEKKKQLIKEQKADSSNNKNFLSYLLKVTEEEGIWTDKEMMEETQTMVCAGSDTTALTMSFATIMLALHQDIQQKLYKEVYDIFGDSDRDATLDDLTRMEYTERVIRETMRLFPVGPCQFREVLEDIKIRDVVIPEGSQLLIPVHFIHRNPKYWPDPLKFNPDRFLPEEVEKRPRYSYMPFSIPPRNCIGKTFAMMSMKVSLTNMMRNFRIVSTQHKSIETMKLHINVLISSANGYGVTLESRKK, encoded by the exons ATGCAGCGATTAGAATACAATGTTAACGTCAGTAGTGCCCTGTTTTATTTATCATCAGTGGTGTTAGTGTTGTTtactattaattattgttggaAACGGCGTAGGTTGTACTACTATTCTTCGAAGTTGAAAGGTCCTTTAGCTTTACCATTCCTGGGAAGCATCCATGAATTCGCCGGAGGTATAGATT CCGCTTATCCGAAATCAATGGAAATAGCTCGGAAATATGGACCAATTGGGAAACTGTGGCTGGGTagccatttatttattgtagttACTGAACCAGAGGATGTAGAATATGTTATGAAACAATGTCTTTCTAAAGGATACATATACGAATTTCTCAAACCCCCATTTGGTCATGGAATACTAACTGCACCAC TTTCAAGATGGAAAACCCatagaaaaacaattaatcAAACATTCAATCAATCCATTTTGAACtcatattttgatatttttgtgaaaCGCTCAAACGAATTAATGGCCGAGTTAAAAAAGCACTATGTCAAATGTGAAACAAACATCTTTCAACGATTTAGCGAATCTACTTTTAGAATGATTTGTG ACACATGCATGGGAGTAGATTCGGCCGATCTCAACGTTCAAAACGAATATATGTTGAGGGTTGCTGA AGGTGCCATCTATATAGGGTCCCGCTTCTTTAATCCACTTtaccattttgaatttttgtggAACATTTTCGGATATAAAAAACAGTTAAACGATGTTGTTACCTACGGTTTCGGTCATATCAGAAAG AttcttgaaaaaaagaaacagtTAATCAAAGAACAAAAAGCTGACAGcagtaacaataaaaatttcttaaGTTACTTGCTTAAAGTTACCGAAGAAGAGGGTATATGGACCGACAAAGAAATGATGGAAGAAACACAAACGATGGTTTGCGCAGGCAGCGACACAACAGCTCTTACGATGAGTTTTGCAACAATTATGTTAGCCTTGCACCAAGACATTCAGCAAAAGCTTTACAAAGAGGTTTACGACATCTTTGGAGATAGCGATAGAGATGCAACTTTAGACGATTTAACTCGGATGGAATATACTGAGAGGGTTATCAGAGAAACGATGAGATTGTTCCCAGTTGGACCTTGTCAGTTCCGAGAGGTTCTGGAAGATATCAAAATAC GTGACGTTGTCATCCCTGAAGGCAGTCAACTGTTAATTCCTGTACATTTTATACATAGAAATCCAAAATATTGGCCTGatccattaaaatttaatcctGACAGATTCTTGCCAGAAGAAGTTGAAAAAAGGCCTCGTTATTCGTATATGCCGTTTAGTATTCCCCCCAGAAATTGCATTG GGAAGACATTCGCTATGATGTCTATGAAAGTTTCTTTAACAAATATGATGAGAAATTTCCGAATTGTTTCAACTCAGCACAAATCTATCGAAACCATGAAACTTCATATCAATGTGCTGATTTCTAGTGCAAATGGGTATGGAGTAACTCTggaaagtagaaaaaaataa